The Enterobacter oligotrophicus sequence CATCACGTTGCGCAAGTTCTGGATACGCTGACCGTGTTCAGCATAGTCACCGTGGGAGAAGTTCAGACGCATAACGTTCATGCCGGCGTCCAGCATTTTGGTCAGCATCTCTTCAGATTCGGTTTTCGGGCCGATGGTGCAAACAATTTTCGTCTTTTTCATGACAGTCTTAGTCTTTAAGTTGGGAAGGATATGGAAATCTCGCTCCGGGGGCGCACCGCCGCGGAGTCAAACCTGTGTTGCAAAAGAGTATATGACACGCACTAAGGATAGGAGACATCAAATGAGCGTGCAGAAGAAAGTGTGCCTGAGTGTCAGCCCAACGAAGGAGAGGAGAAATTGTACGTTGTTTTTTGTATTCCAAGCGCTGAAACCATTCACCAGGGATTAGGCGCGCATTATACGCTGATTTTCAGCAAAAAGGAAAATGAAAACAGCGTTTCAAAAATAATCTGTGCAGTTTCACACAATATTGTTATCAAGGCGTTAAGGCATAATGACATCTTATGGCGGCAGGCCGAACGCCCGCCGCATTTTGCTCAGATTTTCAGCGCCTGGTGGAGATCGGCGATTAAGTCTTTCGCATCCTCAATCCCGACTGAGAGGCGGATCAACTGAGGAACAATGCCGTTAGCCAGACGTTGTTCCAGCGGAATGGAGGCATGGGTCATGCTGTAAGGCTGGCTGACCAGACTTTCCACACCGCCCAGGCTTTCGGCAAGGGTGAACAGCTTCAGGTTACGGATAACCTCTGTCGCCCGTTGCGCATCACCTTTTACCACCACGGCGATCATGCCGCCCGGCAGCGCCATCTGGGAGCGGGCGAGCGAATACTGTGGGTGCGACTCTACCCCCGGATAGAAGACTTTTTCCACCTGCGGGTGCTGCTCAAGCCATTGCGCAATCGCGAGTGCGTTGGTGCTGTGCTTCTCCACACGCAACGCAAGGGTGCGAATACCGCGCAGGGTCAGGAAGCTGCTAAACGGATCAAGCACGCCGCCGATGGCGTTCTGCAGGTAACCCAGCGTGTCAGCCAGGGCTTTGTTATCCCCCACGACCGCCAGCCCAGCCACCACGTCAGAGTGGCCGTTAAGATATTTGGTAGCAGAATGCACCACAATATCGAAACCCGACTCCAGAGGGCGGTGAATGACCGGTGACGCAAACGTATTATCTGCCACGCTGATGAGGTTATGACGCCGGGCAATCGTGGCAATAGCCGCCAGATCCGCCAGCTTCAGCAGGGGATTGGTCGGCGTTTCCACCCAGATCATCCGGGTATCCGGGCGAATGGCGGCTTCCAGCCCCGCCAGATCGTCCGGTTTAATCCAGCTGACCTGCAGACCGGTACTGCGCTTGCGCACGTTTTCAATCAGGCGATACGTCCCGCCGTAGACGTCATCAATGGCGACGATATGGCTGTCTTTATCCAGCAGTTCGAGCACGGTGGAAATGGCCGCCAGCCCTGACGCAAAGGCGTAGCCACGCGTCCCGCCTTCCAGTTTAGCAATCGCCGTTTCCAGCGCATGGCGGGTCGGGTTACCGCTGCGGGAATATTCATAGCCGGTATGTTCTCCCGGTGACGGCTGCGCAAACGTTGAGGTGGCGTAAATCGGCGGCATCACCGCACCGTGCTGATCGTTAAACTCGCCGCTATGAACGCTGAGAGTGGCCAGATTTTTCATCGTGTGTTCCTTTCTTGTTGTAGACGGTTGCGCCAGGCGGTGAGGACGTCGCTGCGCGTGATCAGGCCGAGAAAGCGCTCGTTGTCAGTGATAACGGCGACCAGTCCGCGGTCAAAAATGGCGTGCAGGTCGCTCTCCGGTGCGTGCTTATCAAGAAACTCCACCTGCCGCGTCATCGCCTGAGTGACGGGGAGGGTGAAACGATCGCCTTCGCCGCCGATGTGCCGCAGCAGATCCCACTCGTCGATGATACCGACGACCTTACCGTCATCCAGCACAGGAAGCTGGGAGATGTCGTACAAACGCATCCGTGCCAGCACGGTGGAGAGAGTGTCATCCGGTGAGGCGGTAACGGTCGCGCCTTCATCGTGGCGAA is a genomic window containing:
- a CDS encoding trans-sulfuration enzyme family protein, whose protein sequence is MKNLATLSVHSGEFNDQHGAVMPPIYATSTFAQPSPGEHTGYEYSRSGNPTRHALETAIAKLEGGTRGYAFASGLAAISTVLELLDKDSHIVAIDDVYGGTYRLIENVRKRSTGLQVSWIKPDDLAGLEAAIRPDTRMIWVETPTNPLLKLADLAAIATIARRHNLISVADNTFASPVIHRPLESGFDIVVHSATKYLNGHSDVVAGLAVVGDNKALADTLGYLQNAIGGVLDPFSSFLTLRGIRTLALRVEKHSTNALAIAQWLEQHPQVEKVFYPGVESHPQYSLARSQMALPGGMIAVVVKGDAQRATEVIRNLKLFTLAESLGGVESLVSQPYSMTHASIPLEQRLANGIVPQLIRLSVGIEDAKDLIADLHQALKI